A window of Rhodothermales bacterium genomic DNA:
GCGGCTTCTTGCGCTGGGTGGCCCGGGATCTGGACGCCCCGGTATTGATCCACATGCTCAGGTCTCGATTGATCTCCATCCGTGGATCAAAAGCGACGGCACAGGAACTTGCGGAGATCCTGCAGTCGAGACGGGCACGCAAGGGCAGGGAAGAGCACGTCGCGGCCTTTGAACGCGAGCGCGTGGCGGTACGGGACCGCCTGAGAACCACTTCCCACACGACGGCGATCACGGATCGGCTCGAGCGGGTCGACCATCATGAGGCAGAGGTAAAAAGAATCCTGGACCTCGTGCCCGAACGTCATTCGACGGTCGCCGATCTGGCCGAAGCGACCATTCGCTTCCTGAAGACGTTCTTCCGAAGTGGCAGCGACACGGACGCGCGCGCGCTCGAGTCCATCCTGGATCGGCTGTACGCGCTTTCGGATATCGAATTGGATGGTCAGCCCGCAGAAGTTGCTGAGATGCTGGCAAGCCTGATGCGTCGTCACCGTGTGGGTATCTCGGCTGCGCAGGAGGGTCATCTATATGCGGTGCCGGTCTCGAGAGCAGGCTACTCGGGGCGACCCGTAACATTTGTCGTCGGCCTGGACGAAGGAATGTTTCCAGGTGGCGCGACCGAGGATCCTCTCATTCCCGATCACGATCGTCGTGAAATCTCGCCTGAACTGGGAGAGAATCAGAATCGGCCCGGAGAGAGAGTCTGGCAGTTGCTGCGATTTCTCGGCTCGATCCCCGGCAAGGCGACGCTCGTTGCCAATCGCTTCGACCTGATCGACGGCCGAGAGCGATACGCGTCGTCGGTTGTTGCGCAATGCCGGGAAGATCTCGACATGGAGAATCCACCCAGGTACGCGCCGTCATTCACGCTGCCGGAAGCCATGACCGAAAGCGAAATCTGGATCGCCCAGCGAGATGTCGACCGTGTCGGCGAGGCGCTACTGCAGCGTTATCCACTCGTCGCGGCTGGAGCGGAAGCGCAACGTCATAGATTGTCGCCCGGGATCACGCGCTTCGACGGATACCTCGGTCAAGCACGGCCCGAACTGTCGCTCACGAACGGTGAGGTTCTGTCGGCGTCGCGACTCGAGCGAATCGCGTCGTGTCCCTACAGGTATTTCCTGAGCGACGTCCTCAGAGTGAGACCCCTTGACGATGCGGACGACGACGATCACCGATGGCTGAACCCCCGCGACTTCGGCAGCGTCGTTCACGAGATGCTGTGCGATTTCATGAAGCAGCACAAGGACCAGGGCGACCGTCCCGATCTCGAACGCGACCGGAATGACATGCACGCCCTCGTCGAATTGGCGGCATCGGAAGCGCGAAAACGAATCCCGCCGGAAACCGAATTGTCGTACCGGGCCGACGTCGGTCGTCTGAAGCGTACGATGGATGTTTTCCTCGCCGCCGACTCCGCGTCTGACTACGTGCAGGCGCTGGAGTTTGAGCTTCGCTTCGGCTATTCCGATGGATCGCCGCGATATCCGAGTCCAGTGGTGCTGGAACTTGGCGATGGCCTCAACATCTCGCTTCGTGGAAGCATCGACCGGGTGGATGTCACTCGAAATGGTTTTGTCATCTGGGATTACAAGACCGGCTCGGCGGCGCCCTTCTCGCGATCAGACCTGTTCGACGGTGAGAAGCTTCAGTGGGCGCTCTACGCGCTGGCATATCAGGAGTTGATCAATGGCCTGCCGACTCACCTCGACGTGGACCGCTCCGGATACTTCTTTGTCAGTGAGCGGGAGAGTGGCAGACGAATTGCGCAGGCCGTTCCGGGCCGCGACGAGCTCGCTCGACGTCTCGGTCCGCTGCTTTCGATGGCCGAGCACGGTGCGTTCCTGCATTACCAACGCATTGACAAAAAGGTCTCTCCCTGTCGGTTCTGTGATTTCCGGACGGTTTGTGAGAAAGAACGCCGCGACCGGGATATGCTTGACGCGGCCATGGAATCGTCTGTACCGGGCGAAGTACTGAATGATCTGCAACAATGGCTGACCCTGTAGATACATCACAAATCGTCACCTGGCTGGACGAGCACGAGCTTCCGGATGCAGAGGAAAGGCGCATCATTGAGGAAGATCTCGACACGAACATCGTGGTCGTAGCCAGTGCCGGTACGGGAAAGACAGAGTCGCTAATTCGACGGATGGTGGCCGGCGTGGTGGCCGGTAAGGTCAACGTCGATTCCCTGGTCGCGATTACCTTCACGCGGATGGCGGCGGGCGAAATGCGTGCACGGTTCGCCGAAAGGCTGCGAGACGCCGCGGAGACGAGCCCGGTCGCACGTGACGCGCTTCGAAGGATTGACCGCGCGTTCATCGGGACCATCCACGCGTTCTGCGCCCGCATGCTCAGGGAGCGACCACTGGACGTAGGCCTGAGGCCTGACTTCACCGAAGTCGACGAACACGACGTCACCATACTGTGGCGACACTACTGGAACGAGGAGCTTCAGAGACTTTATGCTGACGGAGATCCTCGAATTGCCCAACTGTCCGAACTAGGCGTGGATGTTCGCGATCTGTATGACTTCTTTGTCACGCGGTCCGAGAACTCGGATCTCGCACTGGGCCCGGCGCGAAAAGAGGAGCCGGACCTGTCCACGGCGCTCGATCAGGTACAGCAAGCCGTGGACGCGGTCATGGATTTACTCGGTGGAAAGATTCCTGACGACAGGGACACGTTCCTCGATCAGCTGGATCTCGCCAATCACATAAAGAGGCACCGCGGAGTCCATGGGCTTGCTGACCAGGCGGAGCTGTTGAAGGTGTACCGCAGGGGCCTGAAGGGCATCACGCTGAAGCGCTGGCCTGACAAGAACGTGGCGAGCACGGTGAAGAACGAGATCGTGGCTGGTCTCGCCGAGCACGTCGTTGATCCGGCCCTGACGGAGTGGCGACAGTACGTCTACGGAATCATCGCGCCCTTGATGGACGATCTGGTCGGCCGCTTTGCAGCCCACCGCCGTGCTAACGGACTTGTCACCTTCCACGATCTTCTGGTACTCTCTGCGAGGTTATTGAGGGACTCGTCCGGCGCACGCCGCTTCTTTCAGGGCAAGTTCGAAGCTTTCTTTGTTGATGAGTTTCAGGATACCGATCCGCTTCAGGCCGAGATCATTTCGTATCTCGTCGGTTCTGACACTGCCGAGACCGACTGGCGCAAGTTGCTGCCAATCCCAGGGCGTCTGTTTGTCGTGGGTGATGAGAAGCAGTCCATCTATCGTTTTCGCCGGGCGGACATCGAAGTGTTCCGGCAGGTGCGTGAACAGATTCTGGAGTCCGGCGGTCGGACGGTCAGGCTTAAGTCCAGTTTTCGCTCTGAGAACTCGTTGTGCGAGTGGCTCAACGAAGCATTTGCGCCGCTCTTTGAAGCCCAGGACCCGCGATATCAGGCGTCGTACGACGCACTCCATGCAGCCCGCACGTCGACTTCCTCGGCCGATCGTGTATTCAAGATTACAACGGACAAGATTGGTAGGAACGACGAAGCTGCAATTGTGGCAAATGAGGCGGGCCGGATCGCAGACTTGATCGAGAGTGAAACCAGTGCATCGGAGGGCCGCGTTCCGACAAGAAACGCCGGGGCATTTATGGTGCTCACGCGTCGTCGGAAATATCTGACGACATACGCCGCGGCACTGGAGGCGCGCGGGATTCCATACGACATTGTGGGCGGTGACTCCCTGGGGATGTCGGAGGAGTTGGCGGCGCTTGTGAATATGATGGAGGCGATTCGTCGTCCGGCAGACGAAGTTGCGATGCTCTCCTATTTGCGCGGACCGCTAGTCGGTCTTGGCGACGATGACCTGTATGCTTTTCGCGTGGCCGGAGGGAGATTCCGGAGCACCCGAGCCGTTCCGGATGGATTGCCGCCAGACGTTGAAACACCGCTTCGGGCAGCGTTCGATGCATTGAGCCGGGCTCGCGACGACCTCATGCAGTATCCGGTTGCCACGGCATTCGAACGAATCATGGATCGTGTCGGGCTGCTCGCATCTGCGGCAGCACGAGAAAGCGGTTCGACGCGGGTCGGAAACCTGTTGCGCGTCCTGTCACTGGTTCGAAAATGGGAATCAGACGGGATCACGTGGAGCGAAGTCGTCAACGAGCTCCGCGCGGTCATCTCCGACAGGTACTACCAGTACGAGCAGATGACGCTCGACGTCGGCAGGCAGGACGTCGTCAGGATCATGAATCTCCATCAGGCGAAAGGGCTGGAGGCCGACGTCGTAATCCTTGCCGACGCCTACGAGTCGCACTCGCATTCAGTCTCCCAGCACGTTTCGCGCAGTGACGACGTGGACATGCTGTCGATGGTGGTATCGGTCAGCCGGTCCGGGAGCTGGGGCGAGGTGATTGCCGAGCCACTCGGATGGGATGAGGCGGTAGAGGACGAAGAGCGGTATGAAGAAGCGGAGGGGCTCAGGCTGACATACGTTGCTGCCACAAGGGCCCGCGAACAACTGGTAGTCTGTCAGTATCCGTCGAGTGACAAAGGTCCGTGGAGTCGTCTGTATCCCACACTCGCATCGGTCACCGAGGCGTCGGCGAAGCCTGGCAGCGGGAAACGCTTGCGTGCCGAATCCGTCGCAGATGTCACGGAGCATCTGGCCGGAATCAAGGCTCAATGGGACGCACTGTCGAAGCCAGGCTACACGATTCAGTCCGTCACGGGTCAGGATCCTGCGGAATCGCTCGAGGACCTTGCTATCGGCGGACGTGGTGCCGACTACGGCACCCTTCTGCACGAGGTAGTCGAGGCGGCCATCAACGGCGTGCTGCCGGCCAACGAGAAGGCATACGTTGAATCGATCGCCGACTCATACAGTCTTCGTGCTCAGTCGAAACAGGTACTGAAGGAACTGCAAATGCTTCGTGATTCCGACCTGTGGCGAGAACTTATGGAGGCACCTGAAGTGTATTCCGAGGTCCCTTTCGCCTACCCGATTGACGGCGATTCGGCTAACATCATTCGCGGCACAATCGATCTCGTGTTCCGCAACGCCGCGGGGTGGAGAATCGTAGACTTCAAGACTCACCATACTCAAACTGAGAAGGATGTCGAGGCCCTGATGGCTCACTATGGCGATCAGCTAAAAAGTTACTCCGATGCATGGACCCACATCATCGGGGAAGAAGTGATCGATGCAGGGCTGTGGCTGAGCGAGCAGGGCAGGTTTGTCAGCATGATGTCGTAACTGCATCAGGCAGGGCACGTCAGCCAGTCCGCTACCGTCAACTCATTTAGTTTAATGCTCAAGATTCTCCATCTAGCCGATGTGCACCTCGACACGATCTTTGCCAGTCGATCGGCAACGGTTCGTCAGCGGCTGCGGGAGAGCATCCGCACCGCGCTCGTCCGCGCCATTGATCTTGCCATCGGCGAGCGGGTCGATGCGGTCCTCATCGCGGGTGATCTGTTTGACGGCGAGCTGCTCAGCTTCACATCTGAACGGCTGATCTTCGAGCAGATACATCGGCTCGTGGATGCTGGCATTCCGGGATTCTACGCAACCGGCAACCATGATCCGGCATCGATGCGCACCCGGGCAGCAGGCATGGAGTGGCCGGACGGCTTCCATGTGTTCCGCACAGCAGAGCCCGAAGCCGTCCAGATCCGGTCGAAGACAGGCAATCCCGTCGGGTACGTGGTCGGCGCCGGTCACGAGACCGCTCGCGAGGAACAGAATCTGATCACCCGCTTTCCGACCTCGTCCGGTGCCACACCCTGGGTAGGCCTGGCTCATACAATCGTAACGTCCGCGGCATCAACGGAGCTTCATGACCGCTACGCGCCGTGTGAGGTAGACGATCTGAGGAAACCCGGGTATGATTACTGGGCCCTGGGGCATGTGCATACGCGGCAGCAGGTCGATGACCAGGCGAACGCATGGTATCCCGGCAACATTGTGGGGCGCAATCCAAGAGAGACGGGCCCCCGTGGTGCTATCGTGGCAAGGGTCGAGCGCGGAAAGCCGGCACTGACAGAGTTTGTGCCGCTGTCGCCGGTTGAGTGGTACCATCTCTCGCCGGAAGATCTGTCTTCCATCTCCAACGCTTCGGAACTCGAGACCCGTGTCCGCGACGAGTTCGAGGCCATCCGCCGACAGAGTGCGGCGGACGACTGGATTGTCGTGCTCGACATGCAGGGTCCATGCCCACTGGAGCCGGATCTGAGGGATACCGATCGGCGGGAAGAACTGGAGGAGCTGGTCGCCGACGCGCTTTCCGTAATGGCCGTGGAGATCAGGACCGAGAAGCTTGTGTCACCGATTGATATCAACGCGCATCGCGGCCAACCCCACCTGTTGGGAGAGACCCTGGCGCTGATCGACGAACTGCGAAGTGATCCGTCGGCGCTGCTGAAACTGGCGCCAGATCCGCCCGGCCGCGCCGTGGGGACGGAGCCGGAGCGCCTCCAGTACCTGAAAGAGCTTTTGACCGGCATTGAGGATGAGGCGGCCCGGCGGCTCCTGACCGATGGAGGCGTCATTTGATGCAGATTCGGAGCTGTGATATCGAGGGCTTCGGCCAGTTTGAGAAGTACTCCATCGACAACCTCGGCCATCCGCTGGTCGTGATTCTCGGCCCGAACGAAGCCGGGAAGTCGACGGTGTTCGAGTTCATGGCGACGATGTTGTACGGCTTCATTCCGGCGGATGCGCGCAAGCATCCGTATCGACCAGCGCAAGGCGGACGCATCGGCGGTACGATGGTGTTCCGATCCGGCAACTCGTTGTGTACCGTCGAACGTCATCTGAAAAGCACGCCGAAGGGCGTACTCTCGGTTGGTTCAGAGGGATTGTTTGGCACTCGTGAGTCCATTCGCAACCGTCCGTTGCGCATCACGGGCGATGTGTCAAGAGAGGTGTTCGAGGCAGTCTATGCGCTCTCCCTGCAGGATATGGTGCAGGTGTCGGGGCGGGCCTGGAACTCGATTCAGGATCGGTTGCTTGGTGGTCTTAACCTCGACACCCTCAGGATCAGCAGGGAGGTGATCGAGGAGATCGAGACCGAAGCCAGAAAGCTGTGGCGCTCGGATCGCCGCGGGAAGACCCGGGCGCAGGGTCTTCGTGATCAACTGCGCGAACTGCGCCGTGAGGCGCGCGAGGCTCGCGAACGAGATGCCACAATTCGAACGCTGAGCCGACAGGTCCTCCAGATCAGCCAGCAGATTCTTGAGACGGACGAGAAGGGACGCGAACTCAGGTCGACGAAAAATAGACTGGAGCGGCTGCTTCCTGTCAAGGCGCGCCTCGATCGCATCGAGCACCTTGCGGGCGTCGCCGGCAATCTCGAAGAACTCAAGTGCATTCCGGCCGATCCGAAGAAACACCTCGAGGGCATCCAGCTCGCGCTACAGGACGTCGACGCCGAAGTGACCGCGCTTCAGGACGAGATTCGAACCCGGGAAGCGATGGCCAACTCCTTATCCGAAGCAGACATGCAGGTCGGTGCACTCGCACCGCAGATTCGTACGTGGCATTCGCGACTGGCTCTGTTCACACAGCGCAGGCTTCAGGTCGACGAGATAGAGAGCAAGCTGAAGCGTCTCGCAGTGCGGCAGGACGAGGCTGTGGCACGCCTGGTGCCGGATCCCGGCACGACAGATATCGAACCCGCCGTTCGTGCGATCTCCATTCCGGATCTGCGGGAGGCACTGCGCCGATACGCAAGGTCGAGAGACGAGCTGGAACGCGTACGAGCCCGTCTCGAGGGTGTGGCCCTCCGGCCATCTACGGCATCAGGCCCGGTCTGGTGGGCCGTGTTAATTGTGGGGCTGATCATCGGGGTGGTCGGCGTCGTGCTGGGAGAGCCGGTCGTCTGGGGACCGGCCATCGCGGTCGCAGCCGTGGGAGCCGGTTTTGTCCTCCAGTCGTTGGCGAGTCCAACCCAAAGCGTGGATGGTCACTCGCAGGCCGACGCAGCAGCTTCCGCAGCAGCGCAGCAGGCTCGCGGACTGGTACACAACATACTCGCTGACCTTCCTCTGGGGTCGGTCCGGAAATCAGATCCTGACGTCGAACTGGTTGGCGACATTCAGACACTGCAGTCCATACTCAATGAGATTGAAGCCGAGCAGGCGGCGGCCGATCTGCTGAAAACGAAATTGGCGGAGGAGACGCGAACGTTGTCGGAACTGCTCGTGACGGCCGGCATCGTCGCGGATGAAGTGCCCGAAGTGCAGATGGGGCGACTGTTCGACCGATTGCAAGAGATTGAGAGGCGCACGGTGGCCGCAGAGGAAGCCGAAAGGAGTCTGCCTCAACGACGCGAGAAGCTGGGCGAGCTGCTCTCGCGACAGGCGGATCTCAACCACAAGCAGACCGACCTGAAGGTGCGCCTCGCAGAGGTAGGTGGAGGAGACGTTCTGGCCGGGATTGAACGGGCGACCAACAGGATGCGGGCCGCTGAGCGGGTCACTGCCATCCGGGAAGAACTGGAGATGGGCTATCCCGAACTGGTGTCCATCACGGCTGAGATCGACGAGGCGAAGGGCGAGCTACCGTCGATGCGTGACGATCAACCAGACGTGGATGCCGACCTCGAGGAGGTGTCCCGCGCACTGCAGCAGTACCACGCGGAGAAAGCGCGACAGCAGACGCGCATGAACTCCCTGCTCGAACAGAAGACGGTAGCTGATGTCGAGAGCGAAGTGTCAATGATAGAGGCGGAGTTTGAGCAGCTTCGAACCGACAGGGACCGTCTCATGTTGTTGGCCGGGATCATCCGTAATGCCGATGCCCGGTTCCGCGACCGCCACCAACCCGATGTGATCCGACGTGCCTCCACCATCGTGGGGCGCCTGACGAGCAAGCGCTACAGCAACATCGAGGTCAACGAAGAGGATGGCTCACTATCAATTCTGGAAGCGGACTCCGGCCGGCGAGTCCCGGTGGGCGAGCCGCTCAGCAGAGGCACGCTGGACCAGATCTACCTGTCGCTGCGCATCGGTCTCGCCGACCACCTGGACTCGAGCGGGGACCGTCTGCCGATGTTTCTTGACGAGGTGCTGGTCAACTGGGATGCGACACGCCGTCGGGCGGCCTGCGCGCTTCTATCTGAGCTGTCCGAATCCCGCCAGATCGTGTTCTTCACCTGTCACGAATGGCTTGCCGATGAGGTGGTGCATCTGGCCGACGCCCACATCGTGAGACTGTGATCGTCACTCGATCGCGGCGCTCCGTGCCGTGCACTCTTCGCAGGGACACATCGACCTGAGCCTCTCCCACGTGTAGATGCCGGTGTTGTGACCGTCGTCCCATGCAAGGCGCAGCGCATAGTTGCCGACCGGCTCAAGCCTCAGATTCTCCCATCTCATCAAGCCAGGAAGCTGGAATATCTCGGGATCGGGGAGCCGACCCATGTTCTCGTGCCCCACGCACGTCGCGCACGGACAGGCTCGCCTCAATCCGTCAAGCGGAAAGACGGTTTCGTGGTCGTCGCTCCAGGTGATCGTCAGGTCCTGGGCTTCGGAATCGATGACGACACGGCGGGCGGTCGGGTGTTGGCGCATGCGGTGCTGCGAAATTACGGTTTGTGTTCAAGCTGATGCGGTCGTTCGAACATGACGTAACGACCCGGTACCTGACCGGGACCGACCACAATAGTAGACACGACTGAAGGTGTTATTCGTTCCTTTTGAGGCTGAAACACGCGTTACGCATGCAGGTCGGCTCGTGGACTGCGATTTGTAATGGGTGTACACAGGACTAACGCCGGGACTGCGATCAACGTGAATCAAAGAAAGGTGAACATCATGCGCACTGCAATAACAAGTATACTGGGCGCGCTCGCGATGGTCCTCATGGTGGGCTGTGAATCAACGATAGTTGAGCAAGGGCCTCCTGGGCCGCGCGGGCTGGACGGACGGGACGGCAACGCAAACGTCTTCTCTCTGAACTTCGACTTCACGATGGCGGATGCCATCATCAACGGCAAGGTAGCGTCTGCTCAGTTTGACGTTCCCGGTATCACGCCGAGCGTCGTCGACGAAGGAGCTGTTCTTGTGTTCTTTCGCGAGCAGGGGACATGGACTGCGCTGCCCTACACCTTCGGATTCGATAATCCTGACATCCAAGCTGTGGATTTCCTCGTGACGTTCGGATACGGATACGACGACGGCTTTCTGGAGGTCTTCTACGAGGCATCCGCAGAAGGCGTGAGTCTGGAAGACATGCCGGATCGGGAGATGAAGGCGGTTGTGATCGACGGATTCCCCATGTCCAAGGCCGGCATCGACCTGACGGACTACGAGGCGGTCAAGGCCTTCTTGCACCTGGCTGACTAGTCTGACCGGAACTGAATAGTCGCTGGCCCCCCTTCAGCGACTTGCTGCGGCGCACTGGATTGTCTCTGACATGACGGTGCGCCGCACTCTTTTGCCGCTAAATTCGGCGCAGGGCAGAGGCTACGAGGTCCTTTCCCGTCGTTCCCGGCTCCCGAATGTCAATGCCCTCGAAATCGCCCTGCCTGGCGCTCACGCGCCCCTCCGGCATCTCAAATGCCGTTTTTCGACTGGTCTTCGGACCTATAGAAATACCTCGTCTCGCCGATAACACCATCAGTTGTCGCGCAGACCCAGACGAGATAAGCATGACCAACGAGAACTATGGCCACGAGAGTAGTACGCAACGTGGCAATTCACCGCACTTGCGCCGCTTTCTGTCGACCTTTTTCAGGACGGCTCTCGACGAATATCGAGAAGCGGGATGCCCGTTCGGAAAACACGTTGACGCCATGCTGATCTGGTTCGAGTACAACCAGAAGACGACCGACAACTAGTCAATCCGAATAGAGTCCACCTTGTGCTATGACGGGTGTTGTGAAGCCCCGGCCGATTGTTCGGTC
This region includes:
- a CDS encoding UvrD-helicase domain-containing protein, coding for MADPVDTSQIVTWLDEHELPDAEERRIIEEDLDTNIVVVASAGTGKTESLIRRMVAGVVAGKVNVDSLVAITFTRMAAGEMRARFAERLRDAAETSPVARDALRRIDRAFIGTIHAFCARMLRERPLDVGLRPDFTEVDEHDVTILWRHYWNEELQRLYADGDPRIAQLSELGVDVRDLYDFFVTRSENSDLALGPARKEEPDLSTALDQVQQAVDAVMDLLGGKIPDDRDTFLDQLDLANHIKRHRGVHGLADQAELLKVYRRGLKGITLKRWPDKNVASTVKNEIVAGLAEHVVDPALTEWRQYVYGIIAPLMDDLVGRFAAHRRANGLVTFHDLLVLSARLLRDSSGARRFFQGKFEAFFVDEFQDTDPLQAEIISYLVGSDTAETDWRKLLPIPGRLFVVGDEKQSIYRFRRADIEVFRQVREQILESGGRTVRLKSSFRSENSLCEWLNEAFAPLFEAQDPRYQASYDALHAARTSTSSADRVFKITTDKIGRNDEAAIVANEAGRIADLIESETSASEGRVPTRNAGAFMVLTRRRKYLTTYAAALEARGIPYDIVGGDSLGMSEELAALVNMMEAIRRPADEVAMLSYLRGPLVGLGDDDLYAFRVAGGRFRSTRAVPDGLPPDVETPLRAAFDALSRARDDLMQYPVATAFERIMDRVGLLASAAARESGSTRVGNLLRVLSLVRKWESDGITWSEVVNELRAVISDRYYQYEQMTLDVGRQDVVRIMNLHQAKGLEADVVILADAYESHSHSVSQHVSRSDDVDMLSMVVSVSRSGSWGEVIAEPLGWDEAVEDEERYEEAEGLRLTYVAATRAREQLVVCQYPSSDKGPWSRLYPTLASVTEASAKPGSGKRLRAESVADVTEHLAGIKAQWDALSKPGYTIQSVTGQDPAESLEDLAIGGRGADYGTLLHEVVEAAINGVLPANEKAYVESIADSYSLRAQSKQVLKELQMLRDSDLWRELMEAPEVYSEVPFAYPIDGDSANIIRGTIDLVFRNAAGWRIVDFKTHHTQTEKDVEALMAHYGDQLKSYSDAWTHIIGEEVIDAGLWLSEQGRFVSMMS
- a CDS encoding DNA repair exonuclease; translated protein: MLKILHLADVHLDTIFASRSATVRQRLRESIRTALVRAIDLAIGERVDAVLIAGDLFDGELLSFTSERLIFEQIHRLVDAGIPGFYATGNHDPASMRTRAAGMEWPDGFHVFRTAEPEAVQIRSKTGNPVGYVVGAGHETAREEQNLITRFPTSSGATPWVGLAHTIVTSAASTELHDRYAPCEVDDLRKPGYDYWALGHVHTRQQVDDQANAWYPGNIVGRNPRETGPRGAIVARVERGKPALTEFVPLSPVEWYHLSPEDLSSISNASELETRVRDEFEAIRRQSAADDWIVVLDMQGPCPLEPDLRDTDRREELEELVADALSVMAVEIRTEKLVSPIDINAHRGQPHLLGETLALIDELRSDPSALLKLAPDPPGRAVGTEPERLQYLKELLTGIEDEAARRLLTDGGVI
- a CDS encoding AAA family ATPase; the encoded protein is MQIRSCDIEGFGQFEKYSIDNLGHPLVVILGPNEAGKSTVFEFMATMLYGFIPADARKHPYRPAQGGRIGGTMVFRSGNSLCTVERHLKSTPKGVLSVGSEGLFGTRESIRNRPLRITGDVSREVFEAVYALSLQDMVQVSGRAWNSIQDRLLGGLNLDTLRISREVIEEIETEARKLWRSDRRGKTRAQGLRDQLRELRREAREARERDATIRTLSRQVLQISQQILETDEKGRELRSTKNRLERLLPVKARLDRIEHLAGVAGNLEELKCIPADPKKHLEGIQLALQDVDAEVTALQDEIRTREAMANSLSEADMQVGALAPQIRTWHSRLALFTQRRLQVDEIESKLKRLAVRQDEAVARLVPDPGTTDIEPAVRAISIPDLREALRRYARSRDELERVRARLEGVALRPSTASGPVWWAVLIVGLIIGVVGVVLGEPVVWGPAIAVAAVGAGFVLQSLASPTQSVDGHSQADAAASAAAQQARGLVHNILADLPLGSVRKSDPDVELVGDIQTLQSILNEIEAEQAAADLLKTKLAEETRTLSELLVTAGIVADEVPEVQMGRLFDRLQEIERRTVAAEEAERSLPQRREKLGELLSRQADLNHKQTDLKVRLAEVGGGDVLAGIERATNRMRAAERVTAIREELEMGYPELVSITAEIDEAKGELPSMRDDQPDVDADLEEVSRALQQYHAEKARQQTRMNSLLEQKTVADVESEVSMIEAEFEQLRTDRDRLMLLAGIIRNADARFRDRHQPDVIRRASTIVGRLTSKRYSNIEVNEEDGSLSILEADSGRRVPVGEPLSRGTLDQIYLSLRIGLADHLDSSGDRLPMFLDEVLVNWDATRRRAACALLSELSESRQIVFFTCHEWLADEVVHLADAHIVRL
- a CDS encoding DUF971 domain-containing protein; translation: MRQHPTARRVVIDSEAQDLTITWSDDHETVFPLDGLRRACPCATCVGHENMGRLPDPEIFQLPGLMRWENLRLEPVGNYALRLAWDDGHNTGIYTWERLRSMCPCEECTARSAAIE